A genomic region of Raphanus sativus cultivar WK10039 chromosome 6, ASM80110v3, whole genome shotgun sequence contains the following coding sequences:
- the LOC108806432 gene encoding U1 small nuclear ribonucleoprotein A translates to MEMMMMQEQEEAAANKAGSEVSSPNQTIYINNLNEKVKLDELKKSLNAVFSQYGKIVEVLAFKTLKHKGQAWVVFDNPESASNAISKMNGFPFYDKPMRIQFAKTKSDVIAKADGTFVPREKRKRHEEKGGKKKKEQHHDNTRMPIPPYPGVYGSAPPLSQVPYPGGGGGGGGGGVKSNLPEAPAPPNNILFVQHLPHDTTPERLQELFGNYHGFKEVRMVAAKPGIAFVEFADEMQSTAAMHGLEGFTIHQTPMHITYAKK, encoded by the exons atggagatgatgatgatgcaggAGCAGGAGGAGGCGGCAGCAAATAAAGCTGGATCGGAGGTGTCTTCTCCAAACCAGACGATTTACATCAATAATCTCAACGAAAAAGTCAAGCTCGATG AGCTGAAGAAGTCGCTAAATGCGGTGTTCTCGCAGTACGGGAAGATAGTGGAGGTGTTGGCGTTTAAGACATTGAAGCACAAAGGGCAAGCTTGGGTTGTGTTCGACAATCCTGAATCTGCTTCCAATGCTATTTCCAAGATGAATGGATTCCCCTTCTACGACAAACCCATG AGAATACAATTTGCTAAAACGAAATCAGATGTTATTGCCAAGGCTGACGGCACCTTTGTTCCTCGCGAGAAACGAAAGCGACACGAGGAGAAAG GTggtaagaaaaagaaagagcaGCACCATGATAATACACGTATGCCCATCCCACCATATCCTGGTGTCTATGGATCTGCCCCTCCT CTTTCGCAAGTACCATAccctggtggtggtggtggtggtggtggtggtggtgtcaAAAGCAATCTTCCCGAGGCACCCGCACCCCCAAACAACATCCTCTTTGTCCAACACCTTCCTCACGACACAACTCCTGAGAGGCTTCAGGAACTCTTCGGCAATTACCATGGCTTCAAGGAGGTTAGGATGGTTGCTGCCAAGCCAGGTATTGCTTTCGTTGAGTTTGCTGATGAGATGCAGTCTACCGCTGCTATGCACGGTCTTGAAGGTTTCACCATTCACCAAACCCCTATGCACATCACCTATGCTAAGAAATAA
- the LOC108812526 gene encoding blue-light photoreceptor PHR2 — protein sequence MESNVVVVENQNAERKSTEEEEAVATIVTSSLPIASLSLSLSTQFRFSQLFAHHPNKVKIPTQASYLTHLSLSSLSPSPPRITSSFSANPLHSPLSIVPRRPFDPSSAAALRRSALVWFRNDLRVHDNECLNSANDESLSLLPVYCFDPRDYGKSSSGFDKTGPFRAQFLIESVSELRKNLEARGSNLVVRVGKPETVLVELAKEIGADAIYAHREVSHDEVKAEGKIESAMKEEGVEVKYFWGSTLYHLDDLPFKIQDLPSNYGAFKDKVHKLEIRKTIAALDQLKSFPSRGDVQLGDIPSLLDLGINPTPRTSQEGKPTMVGGETEALTRLKSFAADCQARLTKGGNHKGGNNSVFGANFSCKISPWLAMGSISPRSMFDELKKTISAASTPRNGPGDTGLNWLMYELLWRDFFRFITKKYSSAKTQVEAGPATACTGALA from the exons ATGGAATCGAATGTGGTAGTAGTAGAGAACCAAAACGCAGAAAGGAAATcgacagaagaagaagaagcagtcGCCACCATTGTAACTTCTTCTCTACCAATCGCCTCCCTGTCTCTCTCCTTGTCGACCCAGTTTAGATTCTCACAACTCTTTGCACATCATCCAAACAAGGTTAAGATCCCAACGCAGGCCTCTTACCTCACCCACCTCTCCCTTTCCTCcctttctccttctcctccgAGAATCACCTCCTCCTTCTCCGCTAACCCTCTCCACTCCCCTCTCTCCATCGTCCCCCGCCGCCCATTCGATCCTTCCTCCGCCGCCGCTCTCCGCCGATCCGCCCTCGTCTGGTTCCGTAACGACCTCCGCGTCCACGACAACGAGTGTCTCAACTCCGCCAACGACGAGTCCCTCTCTCTTCTGCCCGTTTACTGCTTCGACCCTCGCGACTACGGCAAATCCTCCTCCGGTTTCGACAAAACCGGTCCCTTTCGCGCCCAGTTTCTGATCGAATCCGTCTCCGAGCTCCGGAAGAATCTCGAGGCGAGGGGCTCCAATCTCGTTGTACGGGTGGGGAAACCGGAAACTGTTCTGGTGGAATTGGCAAAGGAGATCGGAGCAGACGCGATTTACGCACACAGGGAAGTGTCTCACGACGAGGTCAAGGCGGAAGGGAAAATAGAGAGTGCTATGAAGGAGGAAGGCGTCGAAGTGAAGTACTTTTGGGGAAGCACTCTCTATCATTTGGACGACTTGCCTTTCAAGATCCAAGACTTGCCTTCTAACTACGGTGCCTTCAAGGACAAGGTTCACAAACTTGAGATTAGGAAGACTATCGCTGCGTTGGATCAGTTGAAGAGCTTCCCCTCTCGTGGTGACGTTCAGCTTGGCGATATTCCTTCTCTCTTGGACCTCGGCATCAACCCTACTCCCAGAACCAGCCAG GAGGGGAAACCGACGATGGTTGGAGGAGAGACAGAGGCGTTGACTAGGCTAAAGAGCTTTGCAGCTGATTGTCAAGCTCGATTGACCAAGGGGGGAAATCACAAAGGAGGCAATAACAGCGTGTTTGGTGCTAACTTCTCTTGTAAGATATCTCCTTGGTTAGCCATGGGAAGCATCTCTCCTCGTTCCATGTTCGATGAGCTCAAGAAAACTATTTCCGCCGCCTCTACTCCAAG gAACGGACCTGGTGATACGGGATTGAACTGGTTGATGTATGAGTTGCTTTGGAGAGATTTCTTCAG GTTTATAACCAAGAAGTACAGCTCGGCCAAGACGCAGGTGGAGGCAGGTCCTGCTACAGCCTGTACCGGCGCTCTTGCTTAA